A region from the Arthrobacter gengyunqii genome encodes:
- a CDS encoding helix-turn-helix transcriptional regulator has translation MTDTTWNRPAPASRKTVPGSEAERTLDVISLGRRIRHLRKAKAMTLDDLGAAVGTVASQLSLIENGKREPKLGMMQALAAALDVSIDQLLGSEPPSRRAALEIELERAQRGPLYSSLGLPKVRIGSRLPIDVLESLVGLQAELERRLNEQVATPEEARRANGELRRMMRERNNYFPEYEEAAQQVLNSVGHTSGPLSQHVIADIAAHLGFALHHVSDLPHSTRSVTDLKNRRIYLTQSQRSDHDPRSVLLQALGHYVLEHKTPSSYGEFLSQRVATNYFAAALLLPQNATVDFLQRAKSAKEIAVEDIRDAFAVSYETAAHRFTNLATEHLGIPTHFQKVHESGIVYKAYENDGVTFPADHTGAIEGQPICRYWTSREVFNVPDQFSAFNQYTDTPAGTYWCTARVERGSAGKFSLSIGVPYQHVKWFRGRDTSERSKSRCPDPDCCRTPPGELASQWSGFAWPSARAHSHLLAALPPGAFPGVDETEVYSFLQAHAED, from the coding sequence GTGACCGACACAACATGGAACCGGCCCGCTCCGGCATCCCGAAAGACCGTTCCCGGCTCCGAAGCGGAGCGCACGCTGGACGTCATCAGCCTGGGACGGCGGATCCGGCACCTGCGCAAAGCCAAGGCAATGACGCTCGATGATTTGGGTGCTGCCGTGGGAACCGTCGCCTCACAGCTGTCCCTGATCGAGAACGGCAAGCGCGAACCGAAGCTGGGCATGATGCAGGCCCTTGCTGCAGCGCTGGACGTCAGCATTGACCAACTGCTGGGCTCGGAGCCGCCCAGCAGGCGTGCTGCCTTGGAGATTGAACTGGAACGGGCCCAGCGCGGACCCCTCTATTCGTCCCTCGGCCTGCCGAAGGTGCGGATCGGATCACGGCTGCCCATCGACGTCCTGGAGTCCTTGGTGGGGCTGCAGGCCGAGCTGGAGCGCCGGCTCAACGAGCAGGTGGCCACACCCGAGGAAGCACGCCGGGCCAACGGCGAGCTGCGGCGGATGATGCGCGAGCGCAACAACTACTTTCCCGAATACGAGGAGGCTGCCCAGCAGGTGCTGAACTCGGTGGGGCACACCTCCGGTCCGCTGTCCCAGCACGTCATCGCGGACATTGCAGCCCACCTGGGCTTTGCGCTGCACCACGTGTCGGACCTGCCGCACTCCACCCGTTCCGTCACCGACCTGAAGAACCGGCGGATTTATCTCACCCAGTCCCAGCGGTCGGACCATGATCCGCGCTCCGTGCTGCTGCAGGCCCTGGGCCATTACGTGCTTGAGCACAAGACGCCGAGCAGCTACGGCGAGTTTCTGAGCCAGCGCGTCGCGACCAACTATTTTGCCGCCGCCTTGCTGCTTCCGCAGAACGCCACCGTTGATTTCCTGCAGCGCGCCAAGTCTGCCAAGGAGATTGCGGTGGAGGACATCCGGGACGCGTTCGCGGTGTCCTATGAAACTGCGGCACACCGCTTCACCAACCTGGCCACGGAGCACCTGGGCATTCCCACGCATTTCCAGAAGGTCCACGAGTCCGGCATCGTTTACAAGGCCTATGAGAACGACGGCGTGACCTTCCCCGCGGACCACACCGGCGCCATCGAGGGCCAGCCGATCTGCCGCTACTGGACGTCGCGGGAAGTGTTCAACGTGCCGGACCAGTTCAGCGCGTTCAACCAGTACACCGACACTCCGGCCGGCACCTACTGGTGCACGGCACGGGTGGAGCGGGGATCGGCCGGCAAGTTCTCGCTCAGCATCGGAGTGCCGTACCAGCACGTGAAATGGTTCCGCGGCCGCGACACCTCGGAGCGCTCCAAATCCCGCTGCCCGGATCCGGACTGCTGCCGCACGCCGCCGGGTGAGCTGGCTTCCCAATGGTCCGGGTTTGCCTGGCCCAGCGCGCGGGCGCACTCACACCTGCTGGCTGCACTGCCTCCGGGCGCTTTTCCCGGAGTTGATGAGACAGAGGTTTATTCGTTCCTGCAGGCACATGCCGAGGACTAA
- the map gene encoding type I methionyl aminopeptidase — translation MIEILNPAEIAKARVTGRLVADILQTLKQRTTVGTNLLEIDQWTARMIQDAGAESCYVDYAPSFGRGPFGHYICTGVNDAVLHGLPCDYDLQDGDLLSLDLAVSKAGIAADSAISFIVGDTKPAESLELINATERALAAGIAVAGPGARIGDISHAIGTALINSGYEVNTEFGGHGIGSTMHQDPHVPNTGRAGRGYTLRPGLMLALEPWVMADTARLTFDADGWTLRSATGARSAHSEHTIVITDDGADILTLPSSS, via the coding sequence ATGATCGAAATCCTGAACCCGGCTGAAATAGCGAAGGCACGGGTCACCGGCAGATTGGTCGCAGACATCCTGCAGACCCTGAAACAGCGGACCACCGTTGGCACCAACCTGCTGGAGATCGACCAGTGGACAGCCCGGATGATCCAGGATGCCGGAGCGGAATCCTGCTACGTGGACTATGCCCCGTCCTTCGGCCGGGGACCGTTTGGGCATTACATCTGCACGGGCGTCAACGATGCCGTGCTGCACGGACTGCCGTGCGACTACGACCTGCAGGACGGAGACCTGCTGAGCCTGGATCTGGCCGTTTCCAAGGCAGGGATCGCCGCCGACTCCGCCATCAGCTTCATTGTGGGCGACACCAAACCGGCAGAGAGCCTCGAGCTGATCAACGCCACCGAGCGGGCGCTGGCAGCCGGAATCGCCGTTGCCGGGCCGGGGGCACGGATTGGAGACATCTCGCACGCGATCGGAACGGCCCTGATTAATTCCGGGTACGAGGTGAATACAGAGTTCGGCGGCCACGGCATCGGATCCACCATGCATCAGGACCCGCACGTCCCGAACACGGGCCGGGCAGGCCGCGGTTACACCCTCAGGCCGGGCCTGATGCTGGCCCTCGAGCCGTGGGTCATGGCAGACACCGCCCGGCTCACCTTCGATGCGGACGGCTGGACGCTTCGAAGCGCCACCGGCGCCCGCAGCGCGCACAGCGAACACACCATTGTCATTACGGATGACGGCGCCGACATCCTCACGCTGCCCTCGTCGTCGTAA
- a CDS encoding Fpg/Nei family DNA glycosylase: MPEMPEVQGLADFLRTKLLPEDAPPARVADFEVLSFAALKTAGVPLDALQAGPVTAVERRGKYLIITAGGVHLVMHLAKAGWLRWSDALKPGKLRPGKGRMALRVRFAAREADGDEPGFDLTEAGTKKSLAVYLVRDPAEVPGVARLGPEAFDVDSETFAALVAGHRGQIKGLLRDQSVIAGIGNAYSDEILHAAHLSPFANASKLNPAEVERLFQAMRVVLESAIENAAGRPAAELKDSKRRALRVHARTGEPCPVCGDTVREVSFADSSLQYCPTCQTSGKLLADRRLSKLLK, translated from the coding sequence ATGCCTGAGATGCCGGAAGTGCAGGGACTGGCCGATTTTTTGCGCACCAAGCTGCTGCCCGAGGACGCACCGCCGGCCCGGGTGGCCGATTTTGAAGTGCTTTCATTTGCGGCGCTGAAAACTGCCGGCGTCCCGCTGGACGCGCTGCAGGCCGGTCCCGTGACTGCCGTTGAACGCCGTGGCAAGTACCTCATCATCACGGCCGGAGGAGTGCACCTGGTGATGCATCTGGCTAAGGCAGGCTGGCTGCGCTGGTCCGATGCCCTCAAACCCGGAAAGCTGCGGCCCGGCAAGGGACGGATGGCGCTGCGGGTGCGGTTTGCCGCCCGGGAGGCGGACGGTGATGAACCGGGTTTCGATCTCACCGAAGCAGGAACCAAGAAGTCCCTGGCCGTGTATCTGGTGCGGGACCCGGCGGAGGTGCCGGGTGTGGCCCGGCTGGGTCCGGAGGCATTCGACGTCGACTCTGAGACGTTTGCGGCGCTGGTGGCCGGGCACCGGGGCCAGATTAAGGGCCTGCTGCGGGACCAGTCGGTGATCGCCGGAATCGGCAACGCGTACAGCGACGAAATCCTGCACGCTGCGCATCTCTCACCCTTCGCCAACGCCTCAAAGCTGAACCCGGCGGAGGTGGAACGGCTGTTCCAGGCTATGCGTGTGGTGCTGGAGTCCGCCATCGAGAATGCCGCCGGGCGTCCGGCGGCTGAGCTCAAGGATTCCAAGCGCCGGGCTCTGCGCGTTCATGCCCGCACGGGGGAGCCGTGCCCCGTCTGCGGTGACACCGTGCGGGAGGTCTCCTTCGCGGACTCCTCGCTCCAGTACTGCCCCACCTGCCAGACCAGCGGCAAGCTGCTGGCTGACCGGAGGCTGTCGAAGCTGCTGAAGTAG
- a CDS encoding S8 family peptidase translates to MKRSIHHRSGAVVTAALAGLALTASLGVPAQATEGTTGDGLAAGVAVQKFATQKVSSSLREASGQVSVYVQFTGEGAFEQTQPEAVKEGKADPVLNQPLVEEIRSNISSQAESVAAEADASTLYTTTNTLPGVAIVGDAEAIRGLAGRADVARITKIVPKTIDNKGADIDTRALNTWVERNQTGKGITIAVLDTGIDYTHSDFGGPGTAEAYKAAQASPGIPAADSGLIDSAKFIGGYDLVGDDYDADPSSPTYQPVPKPDLNPLDCGGHGTHVAGTAAGYGTNGDGSTFGGDYSTLTAEQVNTMRIGPGSAPEAQLVGIRVFGCAGSSEVVGQALDYVLDPNGDGDFSDRAQVVNMSLGSDYAPADDPENDIVNKLTEQGILSVVASGNAGDVYDIGGSPGNAKSALTVASTIGSQVTLDRADVLAPAELAGSVAGQYSSSFNYADPALTPERLTGSVVMAPADNAFGCNPFPAGSLTGKWVWIQWEENNAFPCGSGVRFNNAQAAGATGVVLDSPRSVFDAGIGGNATIPGIQLNAASSDRLRPAAQAGTLTLRLDPSYRATATGPSGAGDTISSFSSRGLHGSNGVVKPDVAAPGSSIGSAAVGSGTGASVSSGTSMATPHVAGIAALVYAATDLNPYEVKTAIMNTATHDLLTAEGNVHAPNRVGSGRVDALDALNTKVLAYAADDQALTSVNFGVLELGKEALLQTKQVTVENKSDKPVSYDVSYLEASTMPGVVVSTTPKVSVPANGKATVDVTLSISDPAALAKTMDPAAAASQLGLARQFIADVSGRVQFAGAGTPTLRVPVYSAPKPTSEMTAGTEIAFADSEALKSTVTLQGRGLDQGTGASRYLSLVAPLVLGAQSPRLDSVKMDSMYAMDLQSVGASSTVPTIKAAGGDVQGAVVNFGVSTWANWPILGGATEIDVEIDTNGDSVPDFVTFTTRADDLDLVLASTYQLNADGTASMVDQTGANGLLGDTDSNPFDTNAVTLPVSAAALGLDLNAASAPLQYRVTTWSPYNVDDSGNSVPVDTTEYIPFDAANPALSFSGATPDALFADVDGGKLDVTRTAGNTDAKALFLHLHNATGDLSGANGDGGRAEVLPIKVPAKVVPPVTPVSPVSAVSKCTANKAEITVTVKNPGTRQADVEVTSKYGSAKVNKLNPGQSKTVVIKTKESSIKAGEVTVNLTYTGKGKPEKASYKAAFDAQDCAKPGKGDDKPGKGDDKPDKPGKGDDKPDKPGKGDDKPGKPGNGNDGRG, encoded by the coding sequence ATGAAAAGGTCCATTCATCACAGATCCGGCGCGGTCGTCACTGCCGCGCTAGCAGGGCTCGCACTCACGGCGTCCCTGGGCGTACCCGCCCAGGCCACCGAAGGCACCACCGGCGACGGGCTTGCTGCCGGCGTCGCCGTCCAGAAATTCGCCACCCAGAAGGTGTCGTCAAGCCTGCGGGAGGCCTCCGGCCAGGTCTCCGTCTATGTCCAGTTCACCGGCGAGGGCGCCTTTGAACAGACGCAGCCTGAAGCGGTCAAGGAGGGCAAGGCAGACCCGGTCCTCAACCAGCCGCTGGTCGAGGAGATCCGCAGCAACATCTCCTCCCAGGCCGAGTCCGTGGCCGCCGAAGCCGACGCCAGCACGCTCTACACCACCACCAACACCCTTCCCGGCGTGGCCATCGTCGGCGACGCCGAGGCGATCCGCGGTCTCGCTGGACGCGCGGACGTCGCCCGGATCACCAAGATCGTGCCGAAAACCATCGACAACAAGGGCGCCGACATCGACACCCGCGCCCTGAACACCTGGGTGGAGCGGAACCAGACCGGCAAGGGCATCACCATCGCCGTGCTGGATACCGGCATCGACTACACCCACAGCGATTTCGGCGGCCCGGGAACCGCCGAGGCCTACAAGGCAGCCCAGGCATCCCCGGGCATCCCCGCCGCCGACAGCGGCCTCATTGACTCCGCGAAATTCATTGGCGGCTACGACCTGGTCGGCGACGACTACGACGCCGACCCGTCCTCCCCCACGTACCAGCCGGTCCCGAAGCCGGACCTCAATCCGCTGGACTGCGGCGGACACGGCACCCATGTGGCGGGAACCGCAGCCGGTTACGGCACCAACGGCGACGGCTCCACCTTCGGCGGCGACTACTCCACCCTCACGGCTGAGCAGGTCAACACCATGCGGATCGGCCCCGGTTCCGCTCCCGAGGCACAGCTCGTCGGCATCCGCGTCTTCGGTTGCGCCGGCTCCTCGGAAGTTGTCGGACAGGCCCTGGACTACGTGCTGGATCCCAACGGCGACGGCGATTTCTCCGACCGTGCACAGGTAGTGAACATGTCGCTGGGCTCGGACTACGCCCCGGCGGACGACCCCGAGAACGACATCGTCAACAAGCTCACCGAGCAGGGCATCCTCTCGGTAGTGGCCTCGGGCAACGCCGGAGACGTCTACGACATCGGCGGCTCCCCCGGCAACGCCAAGTCCGCATTGACCGTCGCCAGCACCATCGGCTCCCAGGTGACCCTGGACCGCGCCGATGTCCTGGCCCCGGCCGAACTGGCAGGCAGCGTTGCCGGCCAGTACTCCTCCAGCTTCAACTACGCCGACCCGGCACTCACTCCCGAACGGCTCACCGGCAGCGTCGTCATGGCTCCGGCCGACAACGCCTTCGGCTGCAACCCCTTCCCCGCCGGTTCCCTCACCGGCAAGTGGGTCTGGATCCAGTGGGAAGAGAACAACGCCTTCCCCTGCGGCTCCGGCGTGCGCTTCAACAACGCCCAGGCGGCCGGTGCCACCGGCGTCGTGCTGGACTCTCCGCGTTCGGTGTTTGACGCCGGCATCGGCGGCAACGCCACCATCCCGGGCATCCAGCTCAATGCCGCGTCCTCGGACCGGCTCCGGCCGGCCGCCCAGGCCGGAACACTGACGCTGCGCCTGGATCCGTCCTACCGCGCCACGGCTACCGGTCCCTCCGGTGCCGGCGACACCATCAGCTCCTTCTCCTCCCGCGGCCTGCACGGCTCCAACGGTGTGGTGAAGCCCGACGTCGCTGCTCCCGGTTCGTCCATCGGCTCAGCTGCCGTGGGCTCGGGAACCGGAGCATCCGTCAGCAGCGGCACCTCCATGGCCACCCCGCATGTGGCCGGCATTGCCGCCCTGGTCTACGCCGCTACGGATCTCAACCCCTATGAGGTCAAGACCGCCATCATGAACACCGCCACCCACGACCTGCTCACCGCAGAAGGCAACGTGCATGCTCCGAACCGCGTCGGTTCCGGCCGCGTGGACGCCCTCGACGCCCTGAACACCAAGGTCCTGGCCTATGCGGCGGACGACCAGGCCCTGACCAGCGTCAACTTCGGCGTGCTGGAACTGGGCAAGGAAGCACTGCTCCAGACCAAGCAGGTCACGGTCGAGAACAAGTCCGACAAGCCCGTGTCCTATGACGTGAGCTACTTGGAAGCGTCCACCATGCCCGGCGTCGTCGTGAGCACCACCCCCAAGGTAAGTGTTCCCGCCAACGGCAAGGCCACTGTGGACGTCACGCTGAGCATCTCCGATCCGGCCGCATTGGCCAAGACCATGGATCCGGCTGCAGCCGCCTCGCAACTTGGCCTGGCCCGGCAGTTCATCGCTGACGTCTCCGGCCGGGTGCAGTTTGCCGGCGCCGGAACCCCCACCCTGCGCGTTCCCGTCTACTCGGCCCCGAAGCCGACCTCGGAGATGACCGCAGGCACGGAGATCGCCTTCGCTGATTCCGAAGCACTGAAGAGCACCGTTACGCTTCAGGGCCGCGGCCTGGACCAGGGCACCGGGGCATCCCGCTACCTGTCCCTGGTGGCTCCGCTGGTGCTCGGTGCACAGAGTCCGCGTCTGGACTCCGTGAAGATGGATTCCATGTACGCCATGGACCTGCAGTCCGTCGGTGCCTCCTCCACCGTTCCCACCATCAAGGCAGCCGGCGGCGACGTCCAGGGAGCCGTGGTGAACTTCGGCGTCAGCACCTGGGCCAACTGGCCCATCCTGGGCGGTGCGACGGAAATCGATGTGGAGATCGACACCAACGGAGACTCCGTGCCGGACTTCGTCACCTTCACCACGCGTGCCGATGACCTGGACCTGGTCCTGGCCTCGACCTACCAGCTGAACGCTGATGGAACCGCCAGCATGGTGGACCAGACGGGCGCCAACGGGCTGCTCGGCGACACGGATTCCAACCCGTTCGACACCAACGCCGTCACGCTGCCAGTTTCGGCCGCGGCCTTGGGCCTGGACCTCAACGCCGCGAGCGCTCCGCTGCAGTACCGGGTCACCACCTGGAGCCCGTACAACGTGGACGATTCCGGTAACAGCGTTCCGGTGGACACCACGGAGTACATCCCGTTCGACGCCGCCAACCCGGCGCTGAGCTTCTCCGGAGCCACTCCGGACGCCCTCTTTGCCGACGTCGACGGCGGCAAGCTGGACGTTACCCGCACCGCGGGCAACACCGACGCCAAGGCACTCTTCCTGCACCTGCACAACGCCACCGGCGACCTGAGCGGTGCAAACGGTGACGGCGGCCGGGCGGAAGTACTGCCCATCAAGGTACCCGCCAAGGTGGTTCCGCCGGTGACCCCGGTCAGCCCCGTCAGTGCGGTCAGCAAGTGCACTGCCAACAAGGCCGAGATCACAGTGACCGTCAAGAACCCCGGCACCCGCCAGGCGGATGTCGAGGTGACGTCCAAGTACGGTTCGGCGAAGGTCAACAAGCTGAACCCGGGCCAGTCCAAGACCGTGGTCATCAAGACCAAGGAGTCCTCGATCAAGGCCGGCGAAGTCACCGTGAACCTCACCTACACCGGCAAGGGCAAGCCCGAGAAGGCCAGCTACAAGGCGGCCTTCGACGCGCAGGACTGCGCCAAGCCGGGCAAGGGTGATGACAAGCCCGGCAAAGGTGACGACAAGCCCGACAAGCCCGGCAAAGGTGACGACAAGCCCGACAAGCCCGGCAAGGGCGACGACAAGCCCGGCAAGCCCGGCAACGGCAACGACGGCCGCGGCTGA
- a CDS encoding helix-turn-helix domain-containing protein gives MSAGSSSSEAQRQSAVALFEAGWSARAVSTTLGVSRSAIARL, from the coding sequence ATGTCTGCTGGCAGTTCATCGTCCGAGGCGCAACGCCAGAGCGCGGTAGCGTTGTTCGAAGCCGGATGGAGCGCCAGAGCCGTGTCAACGACACTAGGGGTGAGCCGCTCCGCTATAGCCCGGTTATGA
- a CDS encoding helix-turn-helix domain-containing protein: MFSFEFKLAAVQRYLSGQTRADLPKELQLSSPQLIDKWTRQYRTAGEDGLRPKPKGSTAANREWWPRTC; encoded by the coding sequence GTGTTCTCCTTTGAGTTCAAGCTCGCTGCAGTGCAGCGTTATCTCTCCGGCCAGACGAGGGCAGACCTGCCCAAGGAACTCCAGCTTTCCTCTCCGCAGCTGATCGATAAGTGGACGCGGCAGTACCGGACAGCGGGTGAAGACGGACTGCGACCGAAGCCGAAGGGTTCTACCGCGGCGAACAGGGAGTGGTGGCCCCGAACCTGCTGA
- a CDS encoding IS3 family transposase → MHSDQGFQYQHVLWRTLLKNAGAVQSMSCKGNCYDNAVMEDFFGHLKEELFHRVRFLNTDALTAQLCEYIRWYNTERISTKLEGLSPVQYRAQALAA, encoded by the coding sequence GTGCATTCGGATCAGGGATTCCAATACCAGCACGTCTTGTGGCGGACGCTGCTGAAGAATGCCGGCGCGGTCCAATCAATGTCCTGCAAGGGCAACTGCTACGACAACGCGGTGATGGAGGACTTCTTCGGACACCTCAAGGAGGAACTCTTCCACCGGGTCCGGTTCCTGAACACCGATGCCCTGACAGCACAGCTCTGTGAGTACATCCGCTGGTACAACACTGAACGCATCTCGACAAAGCTCGAGGGCCTGAGTCCGGTGCAATACCGTGCTCAGGCCCTCGCGGCCTAG
- a CDS encoding DoxX family protein gives MMDIGVIILRFILGAILLAHAGQKLFGWFGGNGFKRQAIVFEALGLKPGQVMVAMAGAMELAAASLLVLGLATPLGALIGSGTMLVAGLTMQTASGKFWNAAGGGEYPYVLFAFSAAVGILGGGRYSVDRLLTDRWPNLATWLEPFWIHALAIPLLALASALPFAMLVRRGRTVSS, from the coding sequence ATGATGGATATCGGGGTCATCATTCTCCGCTTCATTCTTGGCGCCATCCTGCTTGCCCATGCGGGCCAGAAACTCTTTGGCTGGTTTGGCGGCAACGGATTCAAGCGACAGGCCATCGTGTTTGAGGCCCTGGGCCTCAAGCCGGGCCAAGTGATGGTGGCAATGGCGGGGGCCATGGAACTGGCGGCGGCTTCGCTCCTGGTCCTGGGGCTTGCTACTCCGCTGGGTGCCCTGATCGGCAGCGGCACCATGCTCGTTGCCGGCCTGACCATGCAGACGGCATCCGGGAAATTCTGGAATGCAGCCGGAGGCGGTGAATATCCCTACGTCCTCTTCGCGTTTTCTGCAGCTGTGGGAATCCTCGGTGGAGGGCGGTATTCCGTCGATCGGCTGCTGACAGACCGCTGGCCCAACCTGGCCACCTGGCTCGAACCCTTCTGGATCCACGCGCTGGCCATACCCCTGCTGGCGCTGGCGTCCGCTCTTCCGTTCGCAATGCTGGTGCGCCGCGGGCGCACCGTTTCATCCTGA
- a CDS encoding MFS transporter, giving the protein MSSTHVVPTPEKEGRQGSLAPAAVAVGFAVLCLSWMLNAMDRQVFYPLLPEIREDFGFSLEQSGLLATGFTLGLAIAGFLAGFVVDRFSRKTVIIGSVLVYSLGTLAVPLASGFLDMSAYRIFSGIGEGVQATALYSLVGSFFFHRRAFAAGFIGVAFGGGIFLGPMIGVPFAASFDTWRAPFYLFGGLGIVMALLILVTVSRTMSEAKSGPGSTAAEADYSYVPASAYNRNTLAFGIACVISGMVFYGFTGLYPTFLREELGFEAGQAAVAVSLSGLGAMVALLAGWLGDKFSQKWLLAGTFVGTSIVAFLMYTVVSSLTGQYVLSFLMGALASGFLFTNCSTAMQRSVRPEHVGRGQGLFMLTYYVAAAFSGVVFARLVALSDWSGAGMWQLSILPLVGAVVLMAVDPKRMIRRL; this is encoded by the coding sequence ATGTCTTCGACTCACGTAGTCCCCACCCCTGAGAAAGAAGGCAGGCAAGGCTCGCTGGCACCTGCTGCCGTGGCGGTAGGTTTCGCCGTGCTTTGCCTGTCTTGGATGCTCAACGCCATGGACCGGCAGGTGTTCTACCCGCTCCTGCCCGAAATCCGCGAGGACTTCGGCTTCTCCTTGGAGCAGTCCGGCCTGTTGGCCACCGGTTTCACCCTTGGCCTGGCCATTGCGGGCTTCCTTGCCGGGTTTGTGGTAGACCGGTTCTCCCGGAAAACCGTCATTATCGGCAGTGTCCTGGTGTACTCACTCGGCACTTTGGCTGTCCCCTTGGCTTCAGGCTTTTTGGACATGTCCGCGTACCGCATCTTCTCCGGCATCGGGGAAGGCGTACAGGCCACCGCGCTTTACTCTCTCGTCGGCTCCTTCTTCTTCCATCGCCGGGCCTTTGCCGCCGGATTCATTGGAGTCGCCTTTGGCGGCGGCATTTTCCTCGGACCCATGATCGGGGTCCCTTTCGCTGCCTCGTTCGATACCTGGCGGGCGCCCTTCTACCTCTTCGGCGGACTCGGCATCGTCATGGCCCTGCTCATCCTGGTTACAGTGTCCCGGACGATGTCGGAGGCTAAGAGCGGCCCCGGGAGCACGGCGGCAGAAGCGGACTACAGCTATGTGCCGGCCAGCGCCTACAACCGGAACACCCTGGCCTTCGGTATTGCCTGCGTCATCAGTGGCATGGTTTTCTATGGCTTCACCGGGCTCTACCCCACCTTCCTTCGCGAAGAGCTCGGTTTCGAAGCCGGGCAGGCCGCCGTGGCTGTCTCCTTGTCCGGGCTGGGCGCCATGGTTGCGCTCCTGGCCGGCTGGCTCGGGGACAAGTTCAGCCAGAAGTGGCTGCTTGCAGGCACCTTTGTTGGAACCTCGATAGTGGCGTTCCTGATGTACACCGTCGTCTCAAGCCTGACCGGCCAGTACGTCCTGTCCTTCCTGATGGGGGCGCTTGCCAGCGGCTTCCTCTTCACCAACTGCTCCACCGCCATGCAGCGCAGTGTCCGCCCCGAGCACGTGGGCCGGGGCCAGGGACTGTTCATGCTGACCTACTATGTTGCCGCCGCGTTCTCCGGGGTGGTCTTTGCCCGCTTGGTTGCCCTGTCCGACTGGTCGGGCGCAGGGATGTGGCAGCTGTCCATCCTGCCCCTCGTCGGCGCGGTGGTCCTGATGGCCGTCGACCCCAAGCGCATGATTCGCCGGCTGTAA
- a CDS encoding IclR family transcriptional regulator domain-containing protein: MWVKGKCVKGHCRTVVRPDSWRSLQWCRGRFDVDLSPTKGNNMVQRGQGPDFIEALARGLDVVRCFSADHPRMSLAEVSQATGLARPTARRILLTLQELGYARAEQGFHSLTPKVLELGMAYVGALGLWDMARPHLEQLVERTGESSSMAQLDGSDIVYVARVAVPKLIALRVDIGTRFPAMKTSQGKVLLAALQPGEALRALAEPSRSGLPEEEPMAEAQVLDILAEVRSQGWALADEELAPGVRSISVGVPDGAGVVRASMNVTVHAQETSIDTLTGEYLPLLQAAAAETTTGWARWQSRPTKTMPTKPV; the protein is encoded by the coding sequence ATGTGGGTAAAGGGAAAATGTGTCAAGGGTCACTGCCGGACAGTTGTCCGACCAGACAGCTGGAGGTCCCTACAATGGTGCCGGGGACGCTTTGACGTTGACCTATCACCCACGAAAGGGAATAACATGGTCCAGCGAGGACAGGGGCCTGACTTCATTGAGGCACTCGCCCGCGGGTTAGACGTGGTCCGTTGTTTTTCGGCGGACCATCCGCGTATGAGCCTGGCTGAGGTATCCCAAGCGACCGGTTTGGCCCGGCCAACCGCCCGCCGGATCCTGCTCACGCTGCAGGAGCTGGGGTATGCACGGGCTGAACAGGGCTTCCACTCGCTGACCCCCAAGGTGCTTGAGCTCGGCATGGCTTATGTGGGCGCCCTCGGGCTGTGGGATATGGCCCGTCCCCATCTGGAGCAACTGGTTGAGCGGACGGGCGAGTCATCGTCCATGGCCCAGCTGGATGGATCCGACATCGTCTACGTGGCACGGGTTGCCGTGCCCAAGCTGATCGCCCTGCGCGTGGACATCGGCACCCGCTTTCCCGCCATGAAAACCTCCCAGGGCAAGGTGCTGCTCGCTGCGCTGCAGCCCGGCGAAGCTCTGCGTGCACTCGCCGAGCCCTCGCGTTCGGGCCTGCCCGAAGAGGAGCCGATGGCCGAGGCCCAGGTGCTGGATATCCTGGCGGAGGTGCGGTCCCAGGGGTGGGCCCTGGCCGACGAGGAGCTGGCGCCCGGGGTGCGCTCCATTTCCGTGGGGGTGCCGGACGGCGCGGGAGTGGTTCGCGCTTCGATGAACGTGACCGTCCACGCGCAGGAGACGAGCATCGACACCCTTACGGGCGAGTACCTGCCGCTCCTACAGGCTGCGGCGGCCGAAACCACCACTGGTTGGGCGCGCTGGCAGTCGCGCCCAACCAAAACGATGCCAACCAAACCGGTGTAG